The following are encoded in a window of Cryobacterium sp. CG_9.6 genomic DNA:
- a CDS encoding ABC transporter substrate-binding protein, with protein MRARYVLPAFAAVAALLLTGCVDNSTPDAGGATEAATIAPDSAAVALLPADIKSTGTLLIGTDAAYPPNEFKDDAGAPIGWGIELANGIAAKLGLTPTYQIADFDNIIPNITGGTVDIGESSFTDNIERQKQVDFVNYFNAGILWAAQAGSSIDPNNACGLTVAVQSNTVQDTDELPAKNAACAAAGQSAIEVLKYTSQDEATNAVVLGKADALSADSPVALYAISKTEGKLEAAGESFDVAPYGIVVNKGSDLTKAVQAALQSMVDDGSYAAILDTWGVTDGGIDTITINAGANG; from the coding sequence ATGCGCGCCAGATATGTTCTCCCGGCTTTTGCGGCCGTGGCCGCCCTCCTGCTCACCGGTTGTGTCGACAACTCCACGCCCGATGCCGGCGGCGCAACGGAGGCCGCAACCATCGCCCCCGATTCCGCAGCCGTGGCACTGCTGCCGGCCGACATCAAGTCAACCGGAACACTTCTGATCGGAACCGACGCGGCGTACCCGCCGAACGAGTTCAAGGACGACGCCGGGGCGCCGATCGGCTGGGGTATCGAGCTCGCCAACGGTATAGCCGCAAAGCTGGGCCTGACGCCCACGTACCAGATCGCCGACTTCGATAACATCATCCCGAACATCACGGGGGGCACCGTCGACATCGGTGAGTCGTCGTTCACCGACAACATCGAGCGTCAGAAGCAGGTTGATTTCGTCAACTACTTCAACGCCGGAATCCTCTGGGCTGCCCAGGCGGGCAGCTCCATCGATCCGAATAATGCCTGCGGCCTCACCGTAGCCGTGCAGTCCAACACTGTTCAGGACACCGACGAGCTCCCGGCCAAGAACGCGGCCTGCGCCGCGGCTGGTCAGTCGGCCATCGAGGTCTTGAAGTACACCTCTCAGGACGAAGCAACCAACGCTGTTGTGCTCGGTAAAGCGGATGCGCTCAGCGCCGACTCCCCGGTCGCTCTTTACGCCATCTCAAAGACCGAGGGCAAGCTGGAAGCAGCCGGAGAGAGCTTCGATGTTGCCCCTTATGGCATCGTGGTCAACAAGGGTTCGGACCTGACCAAGGCCGTGCAGGCCGCACTGCAGTCCATGGTGGACGATGGCTCCTACGCCGCGATCCTCGACACCTGGGGTGTCACCGACGGCGGCATCGACACCATCACGATCAATG
- a CDS encoding iron-siderophore ABC transporter substrate-binding protein, with the protein MHRRLILSLAATAAALALALSGCTASAVDEADAPVSGSFPVTMEHAFGETTIEAQPERVVTWGWGSADDAIALGVVPVAIPFQAYGGDDDGVLPWIAEALAASGDETPTILPDSEEPPYEDIAAAAPDVILAAYSGITEEQYDLLSEIAPVVAYPGEPWATDWRDLITITGTALGKDAEATALLGDIDGEIAEQAAAHPEFAGKSIALTSDSAGTFYVYKKEDPRAAFTLDLGFVSAPSVDELATDESSFYYTLSYEQLDKLSSDVLVNFGSTREQSDGFLQAGYSQVMPQVQDGSVASPVGEAFIASVSPPTGLSLSWGLQDYVNLLAAAAAR; encoded by the coding sequence GTGCATCGACGCCTCATTCTTTCCCTTGCCGCCACTGCGGCCGCGCTGGCCCTCGCCCTGAGCGGCTGCACGGCGTCTGCCGTTGACGAAGCGGATGCCCCGGTGTCCGGTAGTTTCCCCGTGACCATGGAGCACGCCTTTGGCGAAACAACCATTGAGGCCCAGCCCGAACGTGTGGTGACCTGGGGCTGGGGGAGTGCCGACGACGCGATTGCTCTCGGAGTGGTCCCGGTGGCAATCCCCTTCCAGGCTTACGGTGGCGACGACGATGGTGTGCTGCCCTGGATTGCCGAGGCGCTTGCAGCCTCCGGCGACGAGACGCCCACCATTCTTCCGGATTCGGAAGAACCGCCGTATGAAGACATTGCCGCTGCTGCCCCCGATGTCATTCTCGCCGCCTATTCGGGCATCACCGAGGAGCAGTACGATCTGCTCAGCGAGATCGCCCCCGTCGTGGCCTACCCCGGCGAGCCATGGGCAACAGACTGGCGTGATCTGATTACGATAACCGGCACGGCACTCGGCAAGGACGCGGAAGCCACCGCGCTGCTCGGTGACATTGACGGCGAGATTGCGGAACAGGCGGCGGCGCATCCCGAATTCGCAGGTAAGAGCATCGCACTCACCAGCGACAGCGCCGGTACGTTCTACGTGTATAAGAAGGAAGACCCTCGTGCGGCGTTCACTCTTGACCTCGGCTTCGTCAGCGCGCCGAGTGTTGACGAGCTCGCCACCGACGAGTCGAGTTTCTACTACACGCTGAGTTACGAGCAGCTGGACAAGCTATCGAGCGACGTTCTTGTTAACTTCGGATCGACCAGGGAGCAGTCTGATGGGTTTCTCCAAGCCGGTTACTCGCAGGTGATGCCGCAGGTTCAAGACGGCAGCGTTGCCTCTCCGGTGGGTGAGGCGTTCATCGCCTCGGTCTCACCGCCCACGGGCCTGTCGCTCTCGTGGGGGCTTCAGGACTACGTTAATCTGCTGGCGGCGGCTGCCGCGCGTTAG